One window of Nicotiana tomentosiformis chromosome 11, ASM39032v3, whole genome shotgun sequence genomic DNA carries:
- the LOC138901443 gene encoding uncharacterized protein codes for MQSFIVKIDERLDAHGSSIKELGTGLRNLEKQVGQIAIVLSERIPGNLPADTERNPKETMNVMTLRSGQVLRDPTPVQKEVVPEKESEEKLKNKVDKMIKSKKGAEKKKKEDTSRREESNESEHVPALPFPQKLYREKLDKQFERFLDMQKQEARE; via the coding sequence ATGCAGTCCTTCATTGTCAAGATagatgagagattagatgctcatggttcatctatcaaagaacttggcactgGTTTGCGGAACTTAGAGAAGCAAGTGGGGCAAATTGCAATTGTATTGTCTGAGAGAATCCCAGGTAATCTACCAGCTGATACCGAAAGAAACCCCAAAGAAACAATGAATGTTATGACCTTGAGAAGCGGGCAAGTGTTGAGAGATCCCACTCCAGTCCAAAAAGAGGTGgtacctgaaaaagaaagtgaggaaaagctgaaaaataaagttgataaaatgataaaaagcaagaagggagctgagaaaaagaagaaggaggacacttcaagaagggaggaaaGTAATGAGAGTGAGCACGTGCCTGCTCTACCGTTTccccaaaagctatatagagaaaagctggataagcagtttgagagatttctggatatgcagaaacag